A genomic window from Nitrospirota bacterium includes:
- a CDS encoding FAD/NAD(P)-binding protein, protein MIPCPAEIVEKRSETRGIYTFRLRVKDEGKRAAFRFRPGQFNMVYAFGVGEVPISIASDPDDLDGLDHTVRIVGNVTGVLERLKVGNVVGLRGPYGSWWPLEESRGRDVIVITGGLGCAPVVSVISYVVRRRGSFGALKILHGIKAPTDLVYRRQFQAWAKHPNTEVHLTTDQPDRRWRHHTGVVTTLLGRVTLDPANSVAMMCGPEGMMRAAARELLERGVPTESLYVSIERNMKCAVGLCGHCQLGSEYVCKTGPVFRFDRIRHWFEHPGV, encoded by the coding sequence TTGATTCCCTGTCCCGCCGAGATCGTGGAGAAGCGCTCCGAGACCAGGGGGATCTACACGTTCCGCCTCCGCGTGAAAGACGAAGGCAAACGGGCCGCGTTCCGCTTTCGTCCGGGCCAGTTCAACATGGTGTACGCGTTCGGAGTTGGCGAGGTGCCGATCTCGATCGCGTCGGACCCGGACGACCTGGACGGACTCGATCACACCGTTCGCATCGTGGGCAACGTGACCGGTGTGCTCGAGCGGCTGAAGGTGGGGAACGTCGTGGGGCTGAGAGGGCCCTATGGGAGCTGGTGGCCGCTCGAAGAGTCACGGGGTCGCGACGTGATCGTGATCACGGGCGGCCTCGGCTGCGCGCCGGTGGTCTCGGTGATCAGCTACGTGGTCAGACGCCGCGGATCGTTCGGCGCACTCAAGATCCTGCACGGGATCAAGGCGCCGACGGATTTGGTCTACCGCCGGCAGTTCCAGGCGTGGGCCAAGCACCCCAACACCGAGGTGCACCTGACCACGGATCAGCCCGACCGGAGGTGGCGCCACCACACCGGCGTGGTCACCACGCTGCTGGGCCGGGTGACCCTCGACCCCGCCAACAGCGTGGCGATGATGTGCGGGCCCGAGGGGATGATGCGGGCCGCGGCCCGAGAGCTCCTTGAACGGGGCGTCCCGACGGAGAGCCTCTACGTCTCGATCGAGCGCAACATGAAATGCGCGGTGGGGTTGTGCGGCCACTGCCAGCTTGGCTCCGAGTACGTGTGTAAGACCGGGCCGGTTTTCCGATTCGATCGTATCCGCCATTGGTTCGAGCACCCGGGAGTATAG
- a CDS encoding oxidoreductase produces MQGRVTVKRLNGAAAGRARRRPKLAVWKFASCDGCQLTLLNCEDDLLAIADAIRIADFREASRAVLKGPYDLSLVEGSITTPADADRIQRIRAASKTLVTIGACATAGGIQALRNAKDVKEFVSLVYAAPEYIETLALSTAIGDHVRVDFELRGCPIDGAQLREVIRAFLQGRRPQTPASSVCLECKRAGTVCVMVAHGAPCLGPVTHAGCGALCPKYARGCYACFGPMETPNTASLTAWLAATGVPDQDLGRLFATFNADAPAFRREAARHG; encoded by the coding sequence ATGCAGGGGCGTGTCACGGTGAAGCGACTCAATGGCGCTGCGGCAGGGCGGGCACGGCGTCGGCCCAAGCTGGCGGTGTGGAAGTTCGCGTCGTGCGACGGGTGCCAGTTGACGTTGCTCAACTGCGAAGACGATCTGCTGGCCATTGCCGATGCCATCCGGATCGCGGATTTTCGTGAGGCCTCGCGAGCAGTGCTGAAAGGACCTTACGACCTGTCGCTGGTGGAGGGTTCGATCACGACTCCGGCCGACGCCGACCGTATTCAACGGATCAGGGCCGCGTCGAAGACCCTGGTGACCATCGGCGCGTGCGCGACCGCCGGGGGAATCCAGGCGCTGCGCAACGCGAAGGACGTCAAGGAGTTCGTCTCGCTCGTCTACGCCGCGCCCGAATACATCGAGACGCTGGCGCTCTCGACCGCGATCGGCGATCACGTGCGCGTCGACTTCGAGCTGCGCGGTTGTCCGATCGACGGCGCGCAGCTCCGCGAGGTGATCCGCGCCTTCCTGCAGGGACGGCGGCCGCAGACACCCGCGTCGAGTGTGTGTCTGGAATGTAAACGCGCGGGAACCGTGTGCGTGATGGTCGCACACGGGGCGCCCTGCCTGGGCCCGGTCACGCACGCCGGCTGCGGCGCGCTCTGCCCCAAGTACGCGCGCGGCTGTTACGCCTGCTTCGGTCCCATGGAAACCCCGAACACCGCGTCGCTCACCGCGTGGCTCGCCGCGACCGGAGTTCCGGATCAGGACCTCGGGCGGTTGTTCGCCACCTTCAACGCCGATGCGCCGGCGTTTCGAAGGGAGGCCGCGCGGCATGGCTAG
- a CDS encoding Ni/Fe hydrogenase subunit alpha, with amino-acid sequence MGSLGQVARRTIKVDALARVEGEGGLEVTVKDGAVTDVKLDIFEPPRFFEALLRGRRFDEAADITSRICGICPIAYQMSAIHAMEDACGVRVDGQLRALRRLIYCGEWIESHALHVFMLHAPDFLGYASGIEMAKDHPALVERGLKLKKVGNEVIALLGGRSVHPINAKLGGFYRLPTRAELSALAEPLQWARDAALETVHWTATLPIPDFEQDYEFVALRHEDEYPFNEGRLVSNHGLDIAVRDYDHHFEETQVAHSNALHSAIRGRGAYLVGPLARYGLNFDKLSPIAQDAARRAGLGLVCRNPFQSIVVRSVEILYACDEALRIIEQYQAPERAAVEVRPAAGVGYGCTEAPRGMLYHRYRIDDQGVILDAKIVPPTSQNQRMIEQDLRDLVPRHLDLPKDQLTWRCEQAVRNYDPCISCATHFLTVKIGQA; translated from the coding sequence ATGGGGTCACTCGGACAAGTGGCTAGGCGGACGATCAAGGTGGACGCGCTCGCGCGCGTGGAGGGAGAGGGCGGCCTCGAGGTGACGGTCAAGGACGGCGCCGTCACCGACGTCAAGCTCGACATCTTCGAGCCGCCGCGGTTCTTCGAAGCGTTGCTGCGCGGGCGCCGGTTCGACGAAGCGGCGGACATCACCTCGCGCATCTGCGGGATTTGCCCGATCGCGTATCAGATGAGCGCGATCCATGCGATGGAGGACGCGTGCGGGGTTCGGGTGGACGGGCAACTCCGCGCGCTGCGGCGCCTGATCTACTGCGGGGAGTGGATCGAGAGCCACGCCCTGCACGTATTCATGCTCCACGCGCCGGACTTCCTCGGCTACGCGAGCGGGATCGAGATGGCCAAGGACCATCCCGCCCTCGTCGAGCGCGGTCTGAAGCTCAAAAAGGTCGGAAACGAGGTGATCGCGTTGTTGGGCGGGCGTTCCGTGCACCCGATCAACGCCAAGTTGGGCGGGTTCTACCGGCTGCCCACCCGGGCGGAGCTGTCCGCGTTGGCGGAGCCGCTGCAATGGGCGCGCGACGCCGCGTTGGAGACCGTGCACTGGACCGCGACATTACCCATCCCGGACTTCGAGCAGGACTACGAGTTCGTGGCGTTGCGCCACGAGGATGAGTACCCGTTCAACGAAGGGCGGCTCGTCTCCAACCACGGCCTCGATATTGCAGTTCGCGACTACGACCACCACTTCGAAGAAACGCAGGTCGCCCACTCCAACGCGCTGCATTCGGCGATCCGGGGGCGAGGCGCCTACCTGGTGGGGCCGCTGGCGCGCTACGGCCTGAACTTCGACAAGCTCTCGCCCATTGCGCAGGACGCGGCGCGACGCGCGGGCCTGGGATTGGTGTGTCGCAATCCGTTCCAGAGCATTGTCGTGCGCAGCGTGGAAATCCTCTACGCGTGCGACGAAGCGCTGCGGATCATCGAGCAGTATCAGGCGCCCGAGCGGGCGGCGGTGGAGGTGCGTCCGGCCGCCGGCGTGGGCTACGGTTGCACCGAAGCTCCGCGCGGGATGCTCTACCATCGGTACCGCATCGACGACCAGGGGGTAATCCTCGACGCGAAGATCGTGCCGCCCACGTCGCAGAATCAGCGGATGATCGAGCAGGACCTTCGCGACCTGGTGCCGCGGCATCTGGATTTGCCCAAGGACCAGTTGACGTGGCGTTGCGAACAAGCGGTCCGCAACTACGACCCGTGCATCTCGTGCGCC